From one Candidatus Methanoplasma termitum genomic stretch:
- a CDS encoding DUF5654 family protein, which yields MKTDTKLQFVTTFSALITAAFGLVAALAWNQAIKAAIDEVLGPGSNLVGLFIYAILVTILAVIMILIIARQTKKLTDQIKAEDKE from the coding sequence ATGAAAACGGATACAAAGCTTCAGTTCGTTACAACGTTCTCTGCCCTCATCACGGCCGCATTCGGCCTTGTTGCGGCATTGGCCTGGAACCAAGCGATCAAAGCGGCGATAGACGAGGTCCTCGGCCCCGGAAGCAACCTTGTAGGGTTGTTCATCTATGCGATCCTCGTCACGATACTGGCAGTCATAATGATACTAATAATTGCCAGGCAGACCAAGAAACTGACGGATCAGATAAAAGCAGAAGATAAAGAGTAA
- a CDS encoding MGMT family protein: MAKKTYNEKLNHSGDLPKIEDLSYKPDAAKLMGGTRMLIAAPIQYNDLMAKIQEGKLITTDLIRAELASRAGADTTCPLTAGIFINVCAHASEERNDNKIPWWRTLKSKGELNEKYPGGIDHQKLLLEAEGHVIVQKGKRYFVRDYEDNLVDSAAFRS; encoded by the coding sequence ATGGCAAAAAAGACATACAATGAAAAGCTGAACCACAGCGGCGACTTGCCGAAGATCGAAGACCTTTCCTATAAGCCAGATGCCGCAAAGCTCATGGGTGGGACGAGAATGCTGATTGCTGCCCCGATCCAGTATAATGACCTTATGGCAAAGATCCAAGAGGGCAAACTCATCACGACCGACCTTATCCGTGCGGAACTCGCATCTCGGGCGGGGGCAGATACTACTTGTCCGCTCACAGCCGGGATCTTCATAAATGTTTGCGCACACGCGAGCGAAGAACGTAATGACAATAAGATCCCATGGTGGAGAACTCTCAAGTCTAAAGGCGAGCTCAATGAGAAATATCCCGGAGGCATAGATCATCAAAAACTCCTGCTCGAAGCCGAAGGTCATGTCATCGTTCAGAAAGGCAAGCGGTATTTTGTACGGGATTATGAGGATAATTTGGTCGATTCAGCCGCGTTTAGAAGCTAA
- a CDS encoding PPC domain-containing DNA-binding protein, which translates to MRSLEMERGRTFVLRLETGEVLHEVLESFCRKNGIQNAYVSVVGGIGEGSRMTVGPEMPYEKGIVPIVFKLDAPHELTASGTIFPDEDGSPMVHIHGSAGREGRAVTGCLRTGVIAWLVLEVVLIELIGEGAVRKKDKRTGIKILEL; encoded by the coding sequence ATGAGGTCTCTGGAGATGGAAAGGGGAAGGACGTTCGTCCTCAGGTTGGAGACCGGAGAAGTGCTCCATGAAGTTTTGGAGAGTTTCTGCCGCAAGAACGGGATCCAAAACGCATACGTGTCCGTTGTCGGCGGTATCGGTGAAGGATCGCGGATGACCGTCGGCCCCGAAATGCCATATGAAAAAGGCATCGTTCCGATCGTGTTCAAATTAGATGCGCCGCATGAACTTACGGCATCTGGCACAATATTCCCCGATGAGGACGGCAGCCCAATGGTGCACATCCACGGATCGGCGGGAAGAGAGGGCAGAGCGGTGACAGGGTGCCTGAGAACGGGCGTCATAGCATGGTTGGTCCTGGAAGTAGTGCTTATTGAATTGATCGGCGAAGGCGCCGTACGTAAGAAGGACAAAAGGACAGGAATAAAGATACTGGAACTGTGA
- a CDS encoding UbiA family prenyltransferase, with amino-acid sequence MNRFLRLFRLGNGIMGILGVIIGAFIAVGFDIGDHVLNLIIAGGVILAFIIGGNSINDYIDVEIDRTAHPERPLPRGEISPTTARNIGIAGLVVSCALSVAMLSIIVTAIVLIAAVLMISYELLLKQRGFIGNVVIAILTGMIFLFGGAVVNSLESNIIIAAMAALVSIGREIAKDIQDMESDEGRKTLPMAIGKKNAAMIGAVFFILGPVLSIWPIFDDMFGWLYYIVFIADALFIYSAFIIFRRADVSQKVAKYAMFIALIAFVLGVVW; translated from the coding sequence GTGAACAGATTCCTCCGCCTTTTCAGGCTCGGAAACGGCATAATGGGCATTCTTGGAGTCATAATAGGTGCCTTCATCGCCGTCGGATTCGATATCGGGGATCATGTTCTGAATCTGATAATCGCGGGCGGCGTGATCCTTGCGTTCATAATCGGCGGGAACTCCATTAATGATTACATCGATGTGGAGATCGACAGAACAGCCCACCCGGAAAGGCCTCTCCCGAGAGGCGAGATATCCCCGACAACCGCACGCAATATCGGTATTGCGGGACTTGTCGTCTCTTGCGCGTTGTCCGTTGCTATGCTGTCCATAATTGTAACAGCAATTGTATTGATCGCGGCGGTCCTGATGATATCGTACGAACTCCTGCTCAAGCAGAGAGGGTTCATCGGGAATGTTGTTATCGCAATTCTGACAGGGATGATCTTCCTTTTCGGCGGGGCAGTGGTGAACAGCCTCGAAAGTAACATCATTATTGCCGCAATGGCAGCGTTGGTGAGTATAGGAAGGGAGATCGCCAAGGACATCCAGGACATGGAATCCGATGAAGGGAGGAAGACCCTGCCCATGGCCATCGGAAAGAAAAATGCCGCTATGATCGGAGCTGTGTTCTTCATACTCGGCCCCGTTCTCAGCATTTGGCCGATCTTTGATGACATGTTCGGATGGCTGTACTATATTGTGTTTATCGCGGACGCGCTCTTTATTTATAGTGCATTCATTATCTTCCGCAGAGCAGACGTTTCGCAGAAGGTCGCGAAGTACGCAATGTTCATCGCATTGATCGCGTTTGTGTTGGGTGTCGTATGGTGA
- the radA gene encoding DNA repair and recombination protein RadA, whose protein sequence is MPAKTLEDIPGVGPAIAEKLREGGYTEMMAIAVASPKDLAETCEIGEKKAMDIIEGAKLCADIGGFETGDSILERRKAVTKLTTGSKAFDELMGGGLESQSIVEFFGEFGSCKTQVCFQLAVNATLPEERGGLDSEVIMIDTENTFRPERIIQMSNYLGVDPEDTLRKIHVARAFNSQHQILLVDKAIELAQTKKIRLMIVDSLTSHFRAEYLGRGALAERQQVLNRHMHDLLNFATLNNAVIAVTNQVAAKPDAFFGDPTRPIGGHIVGHTATFRLYLRKGKAGKRIARLIDSPNLPEGEAVFSVTEDGIKD, encoded by the coding sequence ATGCCTGCAAAAACCCTAGAAGATATACCAGGAGTAGGACCAGCCATAGCAGAAAAACTCCGTGAAGGTGGGTACACAGAAATGATGGCCATTGCAGTAGCCTCGCCAAAAGATCTTGCAGAGACGTGTGAGATCGGTGAGAAGAAAGCGATGGACATCATAGAGGGCGCAAAGCTTTGCGCCGATATAGGAGGATTTGAGACCGGGGACAGCATCCTTGAACGCCGCAAGGCCGTTACAAAACTGACGACCGGGTCAAAAGCCTTTGATGAACTTATGGGCGGTGGGTTGGAGAGCCAATCTATTGTTGAATTCTTCGGAGAGTTCGGAAGCTGCAAGACTCAGGTCTGTTTCCAACTCGCCGTTAACGCCACTTTGCCTGAGGAAAGAGGAGGACTGGATTCGGAAGTGATCATGATAGACACAGAGAACACTTTCAGGCCGGAAAGGATAATCCAGATGTCGAACTACCTGGGCGTGGACCCGGAGGACACTCTCAGAAAGATACACGTTGCGAGGGCTTTCAACTCCCAGCATCAGATACTGCTTGTGGATAAAGCGATAGAGCTGGCACAAACAAAGAAGATCAGACTGATGATCGTCGATTCCCTTACTTCGCACTTCAGAGCGGAATACTTGGGAAGAGGCGCCCTCGCAGAGAGGCAGCAGGTACTGAACAGACATATGCACGACCTCCTTAACTTTGCCACCCTCAACAACGCTGTTATTGCGGTCACGAACCAGGTTGCCGCAAAGCCGGATGCATTCTTCGGCGATCCGACGAGACCCATCGGGGGACACATTGTCGGACACACGGCGACCTTCCGCCTATACCTCAGAAAGGGTAAGGCGGGAAAGAGGATCGCCAGACTCATCGACTCTCCGAACCTTCCGGAAGGAGAGGCAGTGTTCTCGGTGACCGAAGATGGTATTAAGGACTGA
- a CDS encoding AlbA family DNA-binding domain-containing protein, protein MPRETEVAINEDNHPVGKRSRRILYVVYIAMLVVSVVILLVGIYKGNFLRVFVVVPVALILANAIFIDRRTLHMPPLMIFLLVSLMVIVIVEKFMFNANPIYMALTDLVFGILLGVCGIILTYSFVTMIFDIYGDKSTKALLVSISVSLSIYVTWLIFQYYIGLAVNADKSPFTRGFMILTSMEQTMNQLTYVIIGILIVSAAFYFGRKSSAVKLLVTKYPVLGATLLKVEYNEMKGIEKAIEGGECETVEFKSTLRTSLITGERDEMIERAVLKTLVAFLNSKGGLLLIGVEDNGNVIGIDPSFKNRDKAGLHLTNLITTHIGNEFLPYISFKVADHKGKEIMVVTCTKSHSPVFLKEWPHETFFVRSGSASVELDGANMLKYISNHRFKKEVKR, encoded by the coding sequence ATGCCTAGGGAGACAGAGGTAGCCATCAATGAGGATAACCACCCCGTTGGAAAAAGATCTCGCCGGATCCTTTATGTGGTCTATATAGCAATGCTTGTGGTATCTGTCGTTATCCTTTTAGTGGGCATATACAAAGGGAATTTTCTTCGTGTCTTCGTGGTCGTGCCTGTTGCACTGATACTTGCCAATGCTATCTTCATTGACAGAAGGACGCTGCATATGCCTCCGCTGATGATCTTTCTTTTAGTCAGCCTTATGGTGATAGTCATAGTGGAAAAGTTCATGTTCAATGCCAACCCGATCTACATGGCTCTGACAGACCTTGTCTTCGGGATATTACTGGGAGTGTGCGGGATCATTTTGACCTATTCTTTTGTGACAATGATATTCGATATATACGGCGACAAATCAACAAAAGCGTTGCTGGTCTCGATCTCCGTGTCACTATCGATATATGTCACGTGGCTCATTTTCCAATATTATATCGGCTTAGCGGTTAATGCCGACAAATCACCCTTTACACGAGGTTTCATGATCCTGACCAGCATGGAACAGACAATGAATCAGCTGACATATGTCATAATAGGGATATTGATCGTGTCAGCGGCCTTCTATTTCGGAAGGAAATCCTCTGCGGTCAAACTTCTGGTCACAAAATACCCCGTGCTTGGCGCAACCCTGTTGAAAGTGGAATACAACGAGATGAAGGGGATCGAGAAAGCAATCGAAGGCGGAGAATGCGAGACGGTTGAGTTCAAATCAACATTAAGAACAAGTCTTATCACCGGGGAAAGGGACGAAATGATCGAGAGGGCGGTCCTAAAGACCTTGGTCGCATTCCTTAATAGCAAGGGCGGATTGCTCCTTATAGGTGTGGAGGACAACGGGAATGTCATAGGAATAGACCCGTCTTTTAAGAACAGAGACAAGGCCGGTCTGCACCTGACGAACCTTATAACTACCCATATCGGGAACGAGTTTCTCCCTTACATTTCTTTCAAAGTAGCTGACCACAAGGGAAAAGAGATAATGGTCGTTACTTGTACGAAGAGCCACAGCCCCGTATTTCTGAAGGAGTGGCCGCATGAGACATTCTTTGTAAGATCCGGGTCGGCAAGCGTAGAGTTGGATGGGGCCAATATGCTGAAATATATCAGCAACCATCGTTTTAAGAAAGAAGTAAAAAGATAA
- a CDS encoding PHP domain-containing protein, which translates to MPEVNDRPRIKFENPDWESITEAGYLCADMHIHTDCSDSYSGIRRLLKIAKERKVGMAITDHNLISSLESIEIEKEDVFIIPGMEVSTSDGPHILTYFYEMKDLRSFWQENIEPRIQSCPWLALKDCTTEQLLDMLEDHNCVTSGAHPMGYLGSNKGIEICNRKGYISDDVIRRLDAYEVICGGMTRDDNVEAIRSFKRHGLGITGGSDGHIAEDLGSVVTISKADDAESFLNNILNRKNAVRGSEKDFPRRALTGLTSFYNFLDYAPAVVKVQSYQMAMTIRRGTRRKISK; encoded by the coding sequence ATGCCTGAGGTAAACGACAGGCCGAGGATAAAGTTCGAGAATCCGGATTGGGAAAGCATCACCGAAGCAGGATATCTCTGTGCTGACATGCACATACACACCGATTGTTCCGATTCTTACAGCGGCATCAGGAGGCTTTTGAAGATAGCCAAAGAAAGGAAAGTAGGCATGGCGATAACCGACCACAATCTGATAAGCTCTCTTGAATCGATAGAAATCGAGAAAGAGGATGTTTTCATAATACCCGGGATGGAGGTCAGTACATCCGACGGGCCGCACATACTTACATACTTCTACGAAATGAAGGACCTCCGGAGTTTTTGGCAGGAGAATATCGAACCGCGCATACAATCATGTCCGTGGCTGGCACTTAAGGATTGCACCACCGAGCAGCTGCTTGATATGCTTGAGGATCACAACTGTGTGACATCCGGAGCGCATCCGATGGGATATCTCGGATCAAACAAGGGGATCGAGATCTGCAACAGGAAAGGGTACATCTCAGATGATGTGATAAGAAGATTGGATGCGTACGAGGTCATCTGTGGAGGGATGACCCGCGATGACAACGTCGAAGCGATAAGGTCCTTTAAAAGACACGGCCTTGGCATAACCGGCGGAAGCGACGGACACATCGCAGAGGATCTGGGCTCAGTAGTCACAATATCAAAAGCAGACGATGCGGAAAGCTTCCTGAATAATATTTTGAACAGGAAAAATGCTGTGAGGGGATCCGAAAAGGACTTTCCGAGACGGGCGCTCACAGGATTGACATCATTCTATAATTTCCTGGACTATGCTCCGGCCGTTGTAAAAGTCCAATCATACCAGATGGCAATGACGATAAGGCGCGGAACAAGAAGAAAGATCAGTAAGTGA
- a CDS encoding DNA methyltransferase, which produces MPKAEAERCIMAECYRYNIIGNGPGYLLASFPESCLNSIADRLALTHSIGRYLGTYDPENTAQLSNAQLPEGTFAIKAKRFEGMMKDTDSQKTIRDIGNILSKKNDVDLRNPDVVVKMQMCDKIHLYVEERVIDPNIMEKRKVGERPFFSPISLHPKYARALINLTGAKKGDTILDPFCGTGGIVIEAAEMGMKAIASDFDEEMVLGCRENMDFYGLALHDHEVIDIKDIPNRFSEINAVVTDPPYGRSTKTGGEDVTYIHECAMRSIPKVLISGGKAGIILPYEMRRSTMELDSVFKQHVHGTLSRFYHVLKKPNH; this is translated from the coding sequence ATGCCTAAAGCAGAAGCTGAAAGGTGCATCATGGCAGAGTGTTACCGATACAACATCATCGGCAACGGTCCCGGATATCTTTTAGCTTCATTCCCAGAGAGTTGCCTGAACAGTATAGCTGATCGTCTGGCTCTTACACATTCGATCGGAAGATATCTCGGGACGTACGACCCTGAGAACACCGCTCAGCTTTCGAATGCGCAACTGCCCGAGGGTACTTTTGCAATTAAAGCGAAAAGATTTGAAGGTATGATGAAAGATACGGACTCACAGAAGACCATAAGAGATATCGGCAATATTCTTTCAAAGAAGAACGATGTCGACCTTCGCAACCCCGACGTGGTCGTAAAGATGCAGATGTGCGACAAGATCCACCTTTACGTTGAAGAAAGGGTCATCGACCCGAACATTATGGAAAAGAGAAAGGTCGGAGAGCGCCCATTCTTCTCGCCGATCTCCCTTCACCCGAAATATGCCAGAGCACTGATCAACCTCACCGGTGCGAAAAAGGGAGACACTATCCTCGATCCGTTCTGCGGAACAGGCGGGATCGTGATCGAAGCGGCAGAGATGGGTATGAAAGCCATCGCTTCCGATTTCGACGAGGAGATGGTCCTGGGATGCAGAGAGAACATGGATTTTTACGGTCTGGCACTTCATGATCATGAGGTGATCGATATCAAAGACATCCCCAACAGATTCTCCGAGATAAATGCGGTTGTGACCGATCCGCCGTATGGAAGGTCTACAAAAACAGGCGGCGAAGATGTGACCTATATCCATGAATGCGCCATGCGTTCGATACCAAAGGTTCTGATCTCAGGAGGAAAGGCCGGCATCATACTCCCCTATGAAATGAGACGTTCCACGATGGAGCTGGATTCTGTTTTCAAGCAACATGTCCACGGAACGCTTTCCAGATTCTACCACGTGTTGAAAAAACCCAATCACTAA
- a CDS encoding MBL fold metallo-hydrolase — MVFRMTFLGTGGGRHTTMYQTRCTGGILIEHSNGKHLHIDPGPGALTQMHRIHYDPANTDSLIVTHAHPDHYSDAESVLEGMTHGGVRKKGHLYGSPTVINGEGLLGPCISLYHIRMASEVTVLAPGMDLLIDGLKTEVCRTDHSDHTNVGFRFDSGSGYVSYVSDTSFSVEIARQHIGSRVLILPVTTPDDMRISYHLCTEDAVRFIEIVKPELAIFIHLGIVMIKKDPAKQAQKVQERTGVRTIAFRDLDVLEVGEELSFSRPTTYDDEWIPNSSP; from the coding sequence ATGGTGTTCAGAATGACATTCCTCGGTACCGGCGGCGGTAGGCACACCACGATGTATCAGACACGCTGCACCGGAGGGATATTGATCGAACACAGCAACGGAAAACACCTTCACATCGATCCCGGCCCGGGCGCGCTGACTCAGATGCACCGGATACACTACGACCCCGCGAACACAGATTCTCTGATAGTCACACATGCGCATCCCGACCACTATTCTGACGCCGAGTCGGTATTAGAGGGAATGACGCACGGGGGGGTGAGGAAAAAAGGGCACCTGTACGGCAGCCCCACCGTGATCAACGGGGAAGGTCTGCTCGGACCGTGCATATCTCTATACCACATCAGGATGGCCAGCGAGGTCACCGTGCTGGCCCCGGGAATGGACCTGCTTATAGATGGCCTCAAGACAGAGGTCTGCAGGACGGACCACAGCGACCATACGAATGTGGGGTTCAGATTCGACAGCGGCAGCGGATACGTCTCGTATGTGAGCGACACCAGCTTCTCCGTGGAAATAGCCAGGCAGCACATCGGCAGCCGTGTGCTGATACTCCCGGTCACCACTCCCGATGATATGAGGATCAGCTATCATCTCTGCACAGAGGATGCCGTACGATTCATCGAGATAGTCAAACCGGAATTGGCGATATTCATTCATTTGGGGATAGTAATGATAAAAAAGGATCCCGCCAAACAAGCGCAGAAGGTGCAGGAGAGGACGGGAGTAAGGACCATTGCGTTCAGAGATCTTGATGTATTGGAAGTGGGGGAAGAACTGTCATTTTCAAGACCGACAACATATGATGACGAGTGGATACCGAACAGCTCACCTTGA
- the cca gene encoding CCA tRNA nucleotidyltransferase, translating into MTLESTVLGRIKPTAEEIESITQTADELKKKVEDYIKENGINAEVRFVGSYAKGTYLSDPDIDLFLLFPETTPPGDLKTVGSSVGKFVLGETVEMYSDHPYTCGKYNGVDVDLVPSYAISTTDKLRTAVDRTPFHTDFILKNLKEAQKDEVRLLKKFMKGIGVYGAEPNTRGFSGYLCELLVLHYGSFRNVLEGASNWKDGTIIAIDNKRGPPIIGSLVVYDPVDPKRNVASAVHIDTMALFIVASKSYLYYPSEKFFFPVDRKPLSREELQKISNRNGSRIVTVVFDRPDIIEENLYSQLWKTRYALTRKLNDFDYNVLKAVQDMYEKKLEIVFELERDEVSKTYKHTGPPVWVKAADSFLSKWKNNVYGQPFVEDGCWNVIAERMYFTAKEMLADEAAVSGIGREIDPNNMKIRDHETSLNETNPALLTELLDPKQSWEV; encoded by the coding sequence ATGACTTTGGAGTCAACTGTGTTGGGAAGGATCAAACCGACCGCCGAAGAGATCGAATCCATAACACAAACCGCCGATGAGCTGAAGAAGAAGGTGGAGGACTACATCAAAGAGAACGGCATCAATGCTGAGGTCCGCTTTGTGGGCTCATACGCAAAAGGCACTTATCTGTCAGATCCGGACATCGATCTGTTCCTTCTTTTCCCGGAGACCACACCGCCCGGAGACCTCAAGACGGTCGGATCGTCAGTCGGAAAGTTCGTGTTGGGCGAGACCGTGGAGATGTATTCCGATCACCCCTATACGTGCGGAAAATATAACGGCGTAGATGTCGATCTCGTGCCGAGCTATGCGATCTCGACAACCGACAAACTGAGAACAGCGGTCGACAGGACCCCGTTCCATACAGACTTTATACTCAAAAACCTCAAAGAGGCGCAGAAAGATGAGGTCAGGCTCCTAAAAAAATTCATGAAAGGGATCGGAGTATACGGTGCCGAGCCGAACACCAGAGGGTTCTCGGGATACCTTTGCGAGCTTCTCGTCCTTCACTACGGAAGTTTTAGGAATGTTCTCGAAGGCGCAAGCAACTGGAAGGACGGGACCATCATAGCGATCGATAACAAAAGAGGGCCGCCGATAATCGGATCGCTCGTAGTCTACGACCCTGTTGATCCGAAAAGGAATGTCGCTTCTGCGGTCCACATCGACACCATGGCCCTTTTTATCGTTGCCTCCAAATCCTACTTGTATTATCCGTCGGAGAAGTTCTTCTTCCCGGTCGACAGAAAACCGCTATCAAGAGAAGAACTGCAGAAGATATCCAACAGGAACGGGTCCAGGATCGTGACGGTCGTATTCGACAGACCGGACATAATCGAAGAGAACCTGTACTCCCAGTTGTGGAAAACGCGTTATGCGCTTACAAGAAAGCTGAACGATTTTGATTATAATGTTCTCAAGGCCGTACAGGACATGTACGAAAAGAAATTGGAAATCGTATTCGAGTTGGAGAGGGATGAGGTCTCCAAAACGTACAAGCACACCGGCCCGCCTGTGTGGGTGAAAGCGGCGGATTCATTCCTCTCCAAATGGAAGAATAATGTTTACGGGCAACCTTTCGTCGAGGACGGATGCTGGAATGTTATTGCCGAAAGGATGTATTTCACCGCAAAAGAGATGCTTGCGGATGAGGCCGCTGTTTCGGGGATAGGGAGAGAGATAGATCCGAACAATATGAAAATAAGAGATCATGAAACTTCCCTGAATGAAACGAACCCCGCTCTTCTCACGGAGTTGTTGGATCCCAAACAAAGTTGGGAAGTATGA
- a CDS encoding amidohydrolase family protein translates to MITVIRDAWIVTQDPQRRMIRGDVVIDGEKIASVGKEFKGTADKEIKASGDIVMPGLINTHTHVAMTVMKGTVDDVPFPKFLERVFKIDSDRTDKDIAIGTKIGCAEMIRTGTTTFVDLYYSEDVIAKATMEAGIRGVLCWCVLDQEMTTQIGNPLQNCKNFYNSFKRKRKIMPGVGLQGVYVCNEETCRGAKEFSDAKNLPLTFHLSETRGEVNEHRKKTGKRPAEWLNDIGVLGKNCIAAHSAWLTMNEVRAMADAGMSISSCPVSNMKLATGGVAPIPEFLKYGVNVTVGTDGSTTNNSLDMMAEMKTLGLLQKSSRWDPTVANAQELLDFATINAAKAIGMQDSLGSIEAGKYADIVILSGRSPNLRPLLPENMISNIIYSASSSNVRTVMCQGDIVLEEGRVTTIDEEKVLSESEEMWRSLCLR, encoded by the coding sequence ATGATCACGGTAATAAGGGATGCATGGATCGTCACGCAGGACCCGCAGAGAAGGATGATCAGAGGGGATGTGGTCATAGACGGGGAGAAGATAGCTTCCGTCGGAAAAGAGTTCAAAGGGACGGCGGACAAGGAGATCAAAGCCTCAGGCGACATCGTTATGCCGGGGCTGATAAACACGCACACCCACGTTGCAATGACGGTAATGAAAGGGACGGTCGATGACGTTCCGTTCCCCAAATTCCTGGAAAGGGTCTTCAAGATAGATTCCGACCGGACAGATAAGGATATAGCGATAGGAACGAAGATCGGTTGTGCGGAAATGATACGTACCGGCACAACGACCTTTGTCGACCTGTACTACTCAGAAGATGTGATCGCGAAGGCAACGATGGAGGCCGGTATAAGAGGGGTGTTATGCTGGTGTGTTCTCGATCAGGAGATGACAACTCAAATCGGAAATCCTCTTCAGAACTGCAAGAACTTCTACAACAGTTTCAAAAGGAAAAGGAAAATAATGCCCGGCGTCGGACTACAGGGAGTATACGTCTGCAACGAAGAAACGTGCAGAGGCGCAAAGGAGTTCTCGGACGCGAAGAATCTGCCGCTGACCTTCCATCTTTCAGAAACGAGAGGAGAGGTCAACGAACACAGGAAAAAGACAGGAAAGAGGCCGGCTGAATGGCTCAATGATATCGGCGTTCTCGGGAAGAATTGTATCGCAGCGCACTCCGCATGGCTGACCATGAACGAGGTCAGAGCCATGGCCGATGCGGGAATGTCGATCTCATCGTGCCCGGTCTCCAATATGAAATTGGCTACCGGAGGTGTCGCACCGATCCCGGAATTCCTGAAGTACGGTGTGAACGTGACCGTCGGAACGGACGGAAGCACGACCAACAACAGCCTCGATATGATGGCAGAGATGAAGACATTAGGGCTCCTGCAGAAGTCAAGCCGGTGGGATCCCACGGTCGCGAACGCACAGGAGCTTCTCGACTTCGCTACGATCAACGCCGCAAAGGCGATCGGAATGCAGGATTCCCTCGGATCGATAGAGGCCGGGAAATATGCGGACATAGTGATCCTGAGCGGGAGATCTCCGAATCTCAGACCGCTTCTTCCGGAGAACATGATCTCGAATATCATATATTCCGCATCCTCATCTAACGTGAGAACTGTGATGTGCCAGGGAGATATTGTTTTGGAAGAAGGCAGGGTAACGACCATCGACGAAGAAAAGGTGCTGTCCGAATCCGAGGAGATGTGGCGCTCGCTATGCCTGAGGTAA
- a CDS encoding geranylgeranylglyceryl/heptaprenylglyceryl phosphate synthase, producing MVTVKEYLTERMKKGTIHLALLDPDKQDSREAGAIAKRMKDAGSDAIMIGGSTGVTSKNLGETGRAINKMSGLPTIHFPGGPGELSKDVDSIFFMSMVNSRNPFWIIRAQAGAAPFVKKLGIETISLGYIIIEPGMKVGEVGEADPIKHSEIDKAVGYALACEMYGMDFVYLEAGSGADRPVPPEMISAVKKALSIPLIVGGGIRTPEAARAARLAGADAIVTGTFVERCSDDSMLKSVVNASKGR from the coding sequence ATGGTGACTGTAAAAGAATATCTCACAGAAAGGATGAAAAAAGGGACCATTCACTTGGCCCTCCTCGATCCAGATAAACAAGACAGTCGGGAGGCGGGTGCCATCGCAAAGAGAATGAAAGATGCCGGTTCCGATGCGATAATGATCGGAGGCTCTACAGGCGTCACAAGTAAGAATCTTGGCGAGACCGGAAGAGCGATTAACAAGATGTCCGGTCTCCCGACCATACATTTTCCGGGCGGTCCCGGCGAACTTTCCAAGGACGTCGATTCGATCTTCTTTATGAGTATGGTCAACAGCAGGAATCCGTTCTGGATCATAAGGGCACAGGCTGGCGCCGCTCCTTTTGTGAAGAAACTCGGTATAGAGACGATCTCCCTCGGTTACATCATCATAGAGCCGGGAATGAAAGTAGGCGAGGTCGGCGAAGCGGACCCGATCAAACACAGCGAGATAGACAAAGCCGTGGGATATGCGCTGGCATGTGAGATGTACGGGATGGATTTTGTCTATCTGGAAGCTGGAAGCGGTGCTGACAGGCCGGTACCTCCCGAAATGATCTCGGCGGTAAAAAAGGCATTATCGATACCTTTGATAGTGGGCGGGGGCATCAGGACCCCGGAGGCCGCAAGGGCGGCGAGGCTTGCGGGCGCCGATGCAATAGTTACCGGTACATTCGTAGAAAGATGCTCGGACGACAGCATGCTGAAGTCTGTAGTAAATGCATCAAAAGGCAGGTGA